From the Pocillopora verrucosa isolate sample1 chromosome 11, ASM3666991v2, whole genome shotgun sequence genome, the window TGTGAACAATAAATACCTAGCAACATCAGATGtctgtaaaaaaatataaaaaacaacaaaaagaataaTTCAAAACATTCTATACATGGCAAAATAATGTGGCCAAAATCAAATGCACATAATGGAGAaaacaagagagagagagagagagtgagtTGACAAATGGACTCCACATTACCAATCCCAGATGATGTGATAATGTtataagaacaaaaacataGCATACAAGGAGCAGCCAAGTATGTCAATGATGCTCTTACCATATTTTGgtgtcatctgtgatctgttactttCCAGATCCAGAGTAACATGAACATGTTGTTTTAAATGATACagaaagcaaaatgttgtcTGGTGACATCAGCTATGCATCTTCCCTCCTGTCATGAGTAAGAACCATGAAAGTGTGTGTATATTACAGCTCATCATATGAAGACATTCAGCATACCTTTCTCTTCAATTCTTCTTTGGAGAGTTCTTTGTAGTTTTGTGTTTTCTGACTCTGAGATTTTCCAGTCTGTGTACAGTCAACCTCTTCTATTTCATCGTCATCTACTAGCTGGCTATTGGATTCAACAGAAGTAAAAGACAAATAATTGGATGTAACTCAAAATCGTCGCAAAACACAAGAGTGTTCACTTCCTTAATTTGAATTTGACCACGCGATCGAGAACACAAATCGGAAGTTGTCAGAGCTGGTTGTAGGTAGCTTGCATGGTTCATTAAACACACTAGGACGGGGAGGTCTTTTATTTTGAACTTCTACATTACAAAAGAGCCTTCCTCGTGGGAGAACAAATAGAGGAAAATTTATCTAGTATTTAACCTAGACGTACCTTGCACCACGTCTTCGCGATTGGCTGGGCGGCGAATCTTCCTGTAGAAATGAAACACCGCATTTTACATCCCATTTCTCAGCAATCAACACAAGTAAAGCTCATAACGTACCTCTAGCTCTtcaattcttcttcttttaGTTTTATCCTTCGCTTTGGgcatattttttttggtaaaatccTTCCCTTAAACTGTGGGGGAGCCACAAATTTTTAGGAAAGTCACACAGACGTTATCATGTTTTTCCCGCTCTCTTCGCGCCAAACACACTCATGCGCCTGTCATCCTACCAATCACTGCTGACATGAGCCCGAAAGTTTGTTCCCAGTGCATCTAATTAGACGATGAAACTCTCGGCGATTAAGTCATTGACGAAAACACATTGCTTCCCCATCTCTCAGAGGTGATTCAGCTGTTTCTAACAAACGTTGATTAGAAATGGCTGTAGTCCCTAGAAAAAGGAATGTCATTAATGACACAACACCGATGATGTGCATAATCGAGGGAATTGCCAAGAAAGACCATGTGGTAAGAGTTGTATTACATTACAGCTAGCCGATAATGTGGAGCGCTTAGTTTTCCAATCATATTTGCATGCttgatatattttgttttccttgttggTTTACCTCGTAGGATTATATTATGAAAGTGCAGAGGGGCATCAACCAAGAAGACTCGTGGCAGGTTTGTTAAGCTTTACatatttgcagttttaaaattattttcagtaatCGCCGGGTGTAGATTTTCCGGGTATTAATAAGATGTGCGACTCGACCTCTGTGGAGATTTGCGTCTCGTCATCGATCGAGATGATTAAGCGGAATTTTTTCCCGATAATTCAGGTTAACACGTTTACCAACAAATATTTTGTGATTGCTATTTCAATCACACAAACAACCACAGGATCTCgcttcaatttatttcaatttatcacGCCTGAAATTCCGAAAACTCCTTCGAAACTGTAACAAGCCCTATATACAACAGATTGCAAGAATTAATTGCAAAGCTTGTCCGATGTACAAATggaagtttattttgaattcagaTGTGGTCAAAGATGTAgagacaattattaaattaaatcaattattaaaatttgttttctgcGGTTGAATAACATTTTGAGAATGAATTCGAAATGCTAAGTACTGATGCGATGTTTGAATGAAAGGTAACGTTTTACTGATAAAGGGGGAGATGGTTTTGGTAAAATTACAGAGTAACTATTGCTTTTCtaataatcaaatttttatttttccaaggTTGCACACCGGTATAGTGATTTTGTCACTCTACAGTCAACCCTAGAGGTTTGTTACTTCTCTGGACAAATATATTGGTTCAGTGCATCATTATGTAATAGCTGGTTCCAAGAAAGGAACGATAACCATGTAGAATGAATCCATACACACTGTTACATCTCTAATaatgtacatggaaaaattatgcTCTTCTGATTGGGTAATAACTAATgcattttcatgtaacacaagtgtaAATTACGAAGAGCATGTCCAtggtttcaaaattttcatctgtCCTACCTTCCTGTGATGTTTtgtcatgtacattattaacaagtgaTAACGTGATTTCTCtggcaatttggtgtaataagcaccacaggtagcccaagctccagctgtgggACAATCATCTTCCGTAATGAGAGTGATGAGTCATGGTGAAAATGTaagagtttgtttgaaaatatttatggCTGCTCATAGggataaaaaaatacagtccaATTCTTGCTAAAAATACCCCACCTTACTTTGACAGTGCATTACTTGTTTTGTGACTGCTTACTTTGTTGCAAGGAGCTTATTTGAGtaagttatccatttctagggtTACTACTCTAAAGAGAAGTATACACTCAATTTCTGAATGCCAATCCAAGAAGCTAAAAATCAAGGCTCAAAATGACTGGGTGACCTAAATCCAATGCAGAATgcaagcacatatactgtagttccatttcaattcactaccaACTCAATCCTCCCCATGAAACCGACGCTAAGCTGCAATTTGCTTCCAAAGTTTCCAGTTCAGAAGTTTTTAATGACCCACATACTCATTTACCGTGACACAAGACAGTGAAAAACTAGTATGGTAACCCTGCCTCCTTTGCAAACTGAGCCTCACCAGGGACCACACTGACACTTGACATCAACAAATTGATAAAGTGACGATGTggttgtaaatattcccatacagaCTCTTGTATTTttgccatgactcttattttacaagatgatcatctcatagctggagcttgggctgcctgtgtaAGCACtacaacatttttcaaagaacacAAATTGCGTTTGCCCTGCAAGCTTGTGCAATTTtgatgtctttgaaaaatttacttatgattattaacaccaaattgcaagagaaatcaagTTATAACCTATACTAACTTTGTGACCGTTATCAAATCAAACTAAATTTCAAACTCACAAGAATACTTTTTCTAGTCAGAATATAGAGGGATGTTAACACATCCAGAATAGGATCTTCTGGATTTTATTTACCTCTTtcataagaaatgaaaattcagCTTTCAAGATCCTATTCTGGATGCCATAactgataaaattatttatcaggTTACATATGCAAAATGTAACTCTGGTTTTTCCACCAGGGTGATTAAGAATGTCTGTCGACAGACAAAAGTTTTTATGTTCCCATGCACCTGTGTTCCTCTCCTTAAAGTTTCCAGACTCAGCCAAAACAGCTCATTGCTTTAAATTAAAGGAGTCATTTGTGCAGTGGCCATTTGCAACCTAAACTGAATATACAGATGAAATACAACTGTAATTATTTACCTCTAGGATTCAATTTAGTGCCCTCCTTCCAATGAGTGCACCCTCTCTAGTATGCAACCccttgaatttgatttaattttttaataagagCCCCTGTTCTAACAAGTGCCCCTATTGGTTAACCACAATCATTCAAATAAGCTtccctattttttttccttgatcgCCATCAGCTAGAGTACACTTTCAACCATTTTTGATAATTAGGCAAATATTCTCTGtacatttttttacttttacagtCTTTGATATTGttcctttttaaataaacataaaagctttgtttcaaacaTTCTGCTGtttgtcaaaaaagaaataacttccCTGTCCCTAATTATTTCATTCGCGTTTcgaatgataatgatgatgtaCCACgtaaaaacaaagtgaacaCATACAACACACTAAACTGATGATGTCAGGAGTTATGGTGAAACATGTCTTAAAAAATGCTATTgtgagtttgaaatttattttgttacacactgtttttttttataattattttttattggtgTTAGTATCATCCATATCACcaactttttttatcttgaaattACATGTACTATATTTTACTGTACCactgctttcttttcttcttagGTCTCAGGTATTGATCTTCCAATGCCCCCGAAAAAGGTATTTGGCAACATGGATGCAGCATTTATTGCAGAAAGACAGCAAGGTCTTCAGGTATGGAAATACAGTTCCAGTAGCTGTTGTCTGGTCTAAAAATGGAGAGGAGATTTGAtcccttaaaaaattttgcTGTCTAACTTGTTGATGGAAACAAGGGGGCAGGAGCATTGGAGATGAGAGAGGAAAGGGTGGGTGGGGGGGCAAATGTTGTTGACCCTTTGTACCCTAACATgggtatccatattctccatactgtatCTCTATGCATTTTGTTctgtgctgacaaggagaatttgttcacgTATCAAGTACAGTGTACTCTTCTAATTGGCAATTATATATTCTTTGTTCTTACTGATTCAGTAGTGATACTGTATAGAGAAATTGGATGCAAGTTACTCCTAGTCATGTAAAGATTAATGATGGGGTTGACTTGGATGCATctcttaaacaaacaaaaaaaatcagataagaGGGAATTTTAAACAACTCAGTATTTTGGTAGtaatttattgatattgttggTAGAGCTGTGTGGAATTGCAGTTGGACTGTTGGGTCAAGTCTTATATTGCAGTACCATATCTTCAAACCCCATCAATAGCTATGTTTGTTtcactgtacatgtacatgtatgttataTTAAAGAATTGGTCCATGCTAAGCATGCATATATCTAGTTAGGGATGCACACAGGTAGTTAGGAGAGCTTGATGTAAGCataagagttgcttgaggtGCAGCTGAGAGCAACTTTAGCTTCTTGAAAGTTTTGAGTCCTTGTGGCTAGTCTTGGTGGGAACTCTCAGCTGAAGTGAAACTGCACATGTCATGTTATGGATGCATGGCCATGCAGTAAATAAGGAATTTTTTACCATAGCAGCTCCCTAGGAAATAGTTAGGCCTTGTATGTGGGCTATGTTAAAAGAACAGATACACATGTCAACTTTGTACTCCAGATACATGCTTGGATCACCGTTTTTCTTTCAGAATTATATCAACTTTATACTGGCCCACCCGATGTTAACAAGACACATTTCCGTGAAGAGATTCCTGGATCCCGCAAATTATTCACATGACTTTCAAGGTAGATGTGTAATTAACTTGTCCATTTGAAGTGCATACATGCACAGCATTATCTTAATATCTTCACTTTTTTTACACCCTCTAATGCGAAATTTCATTGTCAAAGCATCAAGTACTGTGCactatatttttaaaaagaccATTTCTTGCAAGCATTTTTTCAATCAGATATTGGTAATCATTAAgtattaattaaatattaacTTACCATATTTTCCTACAGAAACAGCCATGCAAAATGTAGCCATGTTTTTACGGTCAGTCCCCAATTGGGAAATAGTTGAACCTTTACCTGATGTTggtgagtttttttaatttctaaagaGTTGCAAGAAATAGACATTTTGTCTGTTCAAATTATAATGTTTTTTCCTGTAATGGATTACTGCAggatttctttttcattcacttAAATGTTCGTGCATCCCTCAGGTTGGCGTTTAAGGAAGCAGTTTTTCTTGATAAAGCCTACAGATCCTACAAAAAAAGATGTCAGGAACATTCTAACCTGGGTAAAAATTTTTGCTGGTTTTTACTGTAATTGTCAGAAATAGAAAGCCTTCATGGTAATCtatatgattttaattttaattttctttcttcttctagACTGACTATGGTCCTGAATTTAGTTTGGATGAGAAAGATCTAGAAGCTATCTTAAAGTTATTGACGTCTTTACAGGTATATATActtcatttcttattttttgctGTTGAATGTTATactcaatgaaaatatttctcactgACTGACTCTGGAAACTGTATTATTTAGCATGTACCCTGTCTAGACTACCCTCAAAAAAATATTGCTGTTCAGAAATTATGTTCAGTAccactcaaaagaaaattgacaggtttttttttttttggaaactcAATCCCTGATCTCTGAAACTATAATTGCAAATCATGAGAATTGAAGCTAAAGGATTGAGGATATGAGGATCAAGTATCAAGCCACTTAAGATGTAATGTCTCTTTTGAGGACCTCAatctgcagtttttttttttttttaggaaaaagataaagggaagaaatatatttttcatggATCTCACTTTTCTGTCTTTCAGCATCCTTACATATACCCTCCTTCATTTACCACGTGTAATTCAGAAGGAGTTATAGCTGTTCGTAATTTTGTCCCAAATGGAACACTTAGAGACTGTCTCTGTAAGGTACATGTATtcaattgtttgtttggttgtttgttgtttctttgtaAGTGTTAATTGCCTTTGAGAATCTTTGTGGCTTTGATTgtatttttaagtatttgttGCTTGAATGTTGCAGGCCAAACCAAAGCTTAATCAACTAAAGAAATATGGAAATCCAAAATCTAGAGCTGTTTTACATGAACAGAACATTCAGCTGTTTGGAAGACAAATTCTAGAGGTATGTAAGAGCAAAAAAATGCTATCTTTCCAACTGGAAATAATGCTGTTTATTAGTTTACAGCAGTAGTGGTAGGTtgaaactaaaaatataaacaagaGTTAAGTTAATTGATTGAGATAAGCAaattataaatgaaaaattaatgcaaatggaccaaaatggaaaaaaaaaaccaatattgATAATGCCTAATATATTACTGCCAACTTGACTTCTAAAACAGAGAGTGGTACCAGGCATGACATCATGTAAACTGACTTAAGAGGtgattagtataggtaatcacatgaggccaagtactattaaggattaattgcacgagagttttcaaaattttccaaaattgcccgagtcgcgaagcgacgagggcaatttggaaaattttgaaaactcaagtgcaattaatccttaatagtacgaggtctcatgggattacttgtttatcaataaagggcaaaatttatacgaaggaaaatcacgcacgcagtctatttttatctgggaagcaacggattagcaaacggattagccaatcattaacaggtaatcatgccctctcttgattactaaaaatgccctcgattaagaaaaaaatgccctctctctcaaccaatcagcgctcagtaattttgccctttattgataatgCATGAAAGTAACTGGCTTTAAATATAAGAGGGCTGCAATAGAAGAGAGCTGTGTGATATGAGAAACGTGTGAAAGGTGTAACTGACAAAGAAAAAGGCTAAAACACTATCAAGGGGTACAGTGTAtgggaaaaataaataaagaaataaatcgCATGGAAACAACTTAGAGAGTGCTTTGATCTTACAATGTGAGAgaaaatttattcacaaatctGACCTTGGGCTATTTGCAAGTGACAGCATGTGCTAATATAACAGAAGCTAACTGTAGTCTGTGTTACTGTTTGTTATTTCACAGGCATTAAAGTTTTTACATGATAAAGGAATTCCCTATGGTAAGCAATGCTCACAGACTTGTCTTTGGAAATGCAATGGAAATCTTTTCTTTTAGACATATCTTGAATTAATCTAGTAAAAAATATGTGCAGTTGTGGCATTAGACACAAGGTTGTCTGATTTTGGCTGTGGACTTCAGAATGAGAGATGCACCTTGAAGCCATAATGTAGGTCATTTGCAATGTGTTTGGGGGAAGTCACTTCAATTGCACAATGCCTCCCCCCTGTTCCTCCAAGGGGATGAATGCAAACCTGACAAAATGCAATAAATGGTATCTTGTCTATAAATTCTTGCACTCCCTTGATCCAGATATCAATTCTTAACACTGTGTGCTATACATTTAATATGGATTTAGCTCTGaggaatttggtgttgaatcaGACAATAATTGAtgtgtttctttcttctcgaCACCCTTCTGCCCAAAACTGTATCAgaactgtaaggagaagttctctTTTGGTCACTGTTGGGATTAAAAGAGTCAAGTCATTACTCTTAGTGGCTTcatgttaacccttcaacccccatgagtgaccaagacagaaattctccaaacaatatcaatacaatatcaagcagataagtgatgagaataaagaaaaagatcaattaggggattattagttgatccaataccaaattctccaaatttacatcacaagaaccatatggcagacagtaaggagaattaccaatgagatcttgggagttaaagggttaaagacaagAGGTTAAGCCACAGCAGTTGTGTAATTCAGTCCCCAATGTGCACTTCATCTTTTACTTGTCAAATGCAAGGTGCCAGGCCTTGAAATATATCTACTACTTCCACAGGTCATTTACATTCAGGAAATATCGTTGTGGAAGGAAATATTTGTAGGTAAGTCTTTGTGCAGCTTGTATCAaagtatccaaaaaaaaaaaaagaatctgtTTAACCCCTAACTTCCAcgatctgatagttaattctcccctcaaggTGCTCCACATTTAATTAATTACGAGAAATTTAGTGCTagatcaaaacaacaacttctacttaataagtctgagtattttcattacctttttgctgggtAATGTTTAGATAtcataaggagaagttacatgttaattacttctgAGAGTTGAAGTCCTTGGTTaacttcttaaccctttaactcccggatcaaatttgtatttctccttactgtcaaccatacaattcttataatgttagttgagagaatttagtattggatcaactaattatccccaaattgatatttttctttattctcgtcacttatctggttgatatttgttgatattgtaaggagaaattatgtcttggtcactcttgggagttgaagggttaacagtCCCTTCTTTCATCTCATTTTTTTGCCAACAACAAATGATATCTTAGATCTTTCAGTTCAAGGTTATTGGTGAACTAGGTCTTTCACGTACCTCTTCGTGCTTACTTAATTAAGATGTATATGTCGTTCGAACCATTATCTCTACGTCTACACTCTGGGGCAAATATCACcttttgaacaaaattaaacTGTTTATGGATTGCTAAATGTTATAATATTCTAATTAAATCACAAGAATTCGTAAAAATAAAGGTTTCGTTACTCTGTCTTCTAATTTCAGATTACTAGAAATCGAAAATGGTCTCTTGGGCATTCCATCAATTCACAGACATCGTTACGTTCCCATGAAGAAAATACAGGTATGAAACTTTTACCagaaacaatttatttgctgtttagTTCTGCCCATATTTTACCGAAATCTTCCCCGATTTCCGTGTTAAGATTCTTTTGATAAGACGCTCCCTAGTATAAGAATGTCGCATCAGTTTTGGTCAAGACTAAATTTCTggcaaaaaaaagttgttttatgTATAATCTAATTGAATGTGCACCAATGAAGAAAACTTGCCGGTAAAAATGACGATTAGTTAGGAGACGGAATCTAGTTATGAAATGAATTTTCTTGTGAAGCTAAGTAATTGTTTTCAtgcattttatttcaatgctGTAGGAGAAGGAATCAGAAGATGTTTACTGTTTCGCGCATTTGTTGTATGAGATGGCTTTTGGTGAAGCACTGCGAAGCAGTACACTTCAAGATGTCCCTCCAAACTGTCCATTACAACTAAGTAAGTGTCGTTTAACAAATTCAACTAGTCTTGTATGAAATCggtattttagttttaaaataggCTGGTACAAGTACCATATTTTCCATAAGCGTCTGCCAATAGTGCAATGGGCTGCTTTACCCGTAAGTTGCTACAAGGTTAAACCCTAACACAAGAGCCTGCTTCCAGGCCgaacagacggcggtaagaggtcTTGCAGGCGGTGGTAGACCGCTGTCAATCTGCTTTTATTGAAACCGTTAGATGAGACCTACAATTCTATGTAGTACTAAGAGGGATTTTCAAAAGAAGATCGAAAATGATCGGTTGTAGCTTCGGTTTTGCTTTGCTTCGTTccgtgattggtccaaaaagcTCGCGCCgacttctcaaccaatcaggtttgAGACTCAACCCAACCGCACCTTAGTCtcacgcgttttcccgcgcttcagtcCGTTTGCTTGTTTATACGatagttctcattggctacttGATGATACTTTGGATTTATGACGCTCATTCTGAACATTGTCCATTAACAAAGCTGACGGTAATTGATCGGATATTTTTGGTGTGTCGTCAAGAATCAAATCCTTTAAGTGACCGTTCAAGTGCTTGTAGggataaattatttcatttctcgTGTTTGAATATACAGGATCAGTGTTGCTATCCATCCTAAATGACGAGGCGTGTAACAAGACAGGACTTCCGACTGTTGCTGATCTTCTTGCGAATCCGTAAGTGTGAAAACTGTACCTGTGTTCCTGTGACATGCGTGGAAGAGAacctattgttttgtttttctgggGTTGTATTTCTGGGGTTGTTTTTCTGGGGTTGTTTTTCTGGGGTTGTTTTTCTGGGGTTGTTTTTCTGGGGTTGTTTTTCTGGGGTTGTATTTCTGGGGTTGTTTTTCTGGGGTTGTATTTCTGGGGTTGTTTTTCTGGGGTTGTTTTTCTGGGGTTGTTTTTCTGGGGTTGTTTTTCTGGGGTTGTTTTTCTGGGGTTGTTTTTCTGGGGTTGTTTTTCTGGGGTTGTTTTTCTGGGGTTGTTTTTCTGGGGTTGTTTTTCTGGGGTTGTTTTTCTGGGGTGAGAGAGGAGCAGGAGAAGGGGAGATCCTTGGAGCAAGGATGAATGGGAAGAGTACCTAAGTTCGTTTCCGGGATCTCTCTCTCTTCCCTGTGGTGAGATGTACCTTAGCACTTATGTCCTTTTATTGTAGATATGTTCTCTGACGTAGTGTGATACAGGGGCCAATCATTTCCTGTGATCTATCGAGCGACACGCggcttgggactggttaagagactTCGTTGTAGTTCtgtcttcaagcaaaagtactcattcaagggggtcgggataagtggaaaatttgaccagtattttccggTCACAACGTATGAGCAACCTCCAACTGATTTCAGGAAAACTTGCTATCTGCATGTTCATTGCGAACCAGATACACACacattactttctttgaagtTCTATCGTTCCTTCGTTAACGCCGTGTGAGAGATGGGCAAAAGAAGGAGAGTTCCTGGGAGCAAGAATGGATGGGAACCTTTAGTAATTAAGTCTAATCCCTTGCTAATTGAAGAGTGTAATTTTCAACTAAGTAGAGCTGTAATTCGTGTCAAATCATTCCCTTGTTTTCCAGATTTTTTGCAGCCATAGACTTCCCAGCTGGTGATAAGCCTCTACTaaaggtaaatttaattttctagCTCGGAACGTTTGAAATAGTCCAAAACTACTCTTTCTTTACTTCAAACCGTGATTGGTGTAGACAACTCACACAACTCTCTCGAATTAACTctgaccaatcaga encodes:
- the LOC131789886 gene encoding PX domain-containing protein kinase-like protein, which gives rise to MAVVPRKRNVINDTTPMMCIIEGIAKKDHVDYIMKVQRGINQEDSWQVAHRYSDFVTLQSTLEVSGIDLPMPPKKVFGNMDAAFIAERQQGLQNYINFILAHPMLTRHISVKRFLDPANYSHDFQETAMQNVAMFLRSVPNWEIVEPLPDVGWRLRKQFFLIKPTDPTKKDVRNILTWTDYGPEFSLDEKDLEAILKLLTSLQHPYIYPPSFTTCNSEGVIAVRNFVPNGTLRDCLCKAKPKLNQLKKYGNPKSRAVLHEQNIQLFGRQILEALKFLHDKGIPYGHLHSGNIVVEGNICRLLEIENGLLGIPSIHRHRYVPMKKIQEKESEDVYCFAHLLYEMAFGEALRSSTLQDVPPNCPLQLRSVLLSILNDEACNKTGLPTVADLLANPFFAAIDFPAGDKPLLKIPSKLKEALKTAKDRTESKLKEDQKTLRQFRRASKAHAYHMSEEEKKKRKKSAKKLQKEASLSDATQTTARPPSSASPAPRTQTSAIPPPPQAPAPPPPPPSQPPAQKAAPPPKSSERGALLSSICDFKKGKLKKAETNDKSKPKL